CGCGGTAGTCCGCCTCCGCGCGCAGCGCCGGCGAACCGTGCCAGCGCTCGCCGGCCGGCACCGCCTGCCCGGGGTGCAGCGACGACACGTGCCCCAGCTGGGAGCCGTCGCCCATCGATGTGCCGATGTCGAGCACCGACAGCTCACCCACGAACACGTCCTTGCCGAGCGTCACCGAACCGGTCTGGAGCACGCCCGCCTCGGCCCGGTAGCCGGTGAAGAACGAGTCCTTCCGGATCACCGAGCCTTCGCCGATCGTGAGCAGGTCGGTGCACACGGGCACATTGCGCGAGAAGATCGCGACGCCCGGGCCGATCTTCGCGCCCAGCGCCTTCAGGTACAGCACGTACAGCGGCGAGCCCAGGAACAGCAGCGCCACCGGATTCCGCTGTACCAGCGTCTTGACGAGCCAGAACCGGAAGTAGGCGGGCGTCCACACACGAATCCGCTGTGGCTTCCACCGGCCGACGAGCACCCACTTCGCCACGACCGGCAGCAGGCACAGCCCGATCAGGCTCGCACCGCCGAACAGCACGAGCCGCAGGTAGACCTCCAGCAGGTTCGCCGAGGCGTACACCCACGAAGCACCGCGTACCACCAGGAGTGCGGCGAGATAGGAATAACCCAGGAAAGTCACGAACTGGAGCAGTCCGCAGAGGACGTACGCGACCGCGCCGGCGCGGGGCCGGTCAGCGGCCTGCGCCGGGGTCTGTTCTGTCTCCTGTTCCCGGGCTTGTGCTTCGGCCTGTTCTCCGGCCTCCGGATCCGCCTCGGCGGGCTCGTCGTCGGTGAGCGCGGTCGCGAGACTCCGCGCGGTCGGGTTGGCGTAGACGTCTTTCATCGACGCCGATGGCACGTCCGCCCGCTTGCGGACCCGCGCACAGAAGTGCGCCATCACCAGCGAGTTCGCGCCCAGGTCGTCGAAGAAGTGGCTCTCGGCCGACACCTGGTCGACCTTCGCCACGTCCGCGAGCACCTCGGTGTAGACGCGCTCGGTGCGATCGGGAGTGATGGCGTGCCGGCCACTCCCCCGTCGAGATTCTGCCCAGTTGCCCGTCAGGAATTCGTCACTTTTCCCCAGGCCCCGGGCTTGGTTCTTCCCACCTGTATTCTCCCGCCTCCACGTCCCCGACCGGCCGGACGTACCGGCATCGTCTCGGGGCCGTTCGCCACCCACTGTAATCCCCACCGGCGTGCCGTCGACCCCGAAACAGTCCTTACGGGCACATTACGTCGCCCGGTCCGGAGTTCTCCCGAGAACGTCTTCCGAGGTAGCGGAGAATTTCGGCGACAACCGGGCCGGACGGGCAGCGGGGCGGACAATCTTTTTGATCCACCAGGTGGTTCGCACACTGTGCCGAGTTCGTCGCGTCGGGTGCAAGATCAGGACCAGGCCTGGCTGGGAAGCGTTTCCCGACCGGGCCGTTACAATGATTCTCGATTTGTTTTTCAAGCGACAACGGCGGTTCGATCATTCACCATCGCGAAGTTGATCTTTACTGTCCGTCACCGACGAGTCTGCGCGAGGAGGAAACGGGGGGCGAAATACTCCAACCCGCCGGAGTCGCGCTATTCGCGGCGTTGCACGAATGTGATCCGAGGCTCTCCCGGGCACCCGGAGAACCCGTTGTGTCCGCCGTGGACACTTGCCTACGAGGTCAACAGCACCACGCGTCCGCGTACCTGGCCGCGTTCCAGGCGGCGGTGGGTGTCCGCGGCGTCCGCGAGGGGTGCGGTGCTCCACCCGGCGAGGGCACAAGGCGCCCGCGGCGAAGCGGGGGTTCAGGGCCGCGGCGGCGTCGGCGAGCTCGGTGACCGTCGCGTTGGAGATGGCGAAGCCGAGGACCGAGCGGTCGTGCATGTACAGCTCGCCGGCCGGCAGCACGGGCCGGCTGCGGGCGCCGGCGAGCAGCACGATGCGGCCGCGCCAGGCCAGCAGGCGCACCGCCGCCTCCCGGTCGTTGCGGCCCGCGGTGTCGACGAAAAGATCGACGGGCCCGACCGACGCGAGCTTGCCGGGCAGCCGCTCGTCACGGTAGTCGAACGCGTCGGCGGCGCCCAGGTCACGGCAGTGGCCGAGGTCGGCGGCCGCCGCCGTCGCGAAGACCCGGGCGCCCGCCGCGGCCGCCAGTTCGATCAGCGCACCGCCGACGTTCCCGCCACCGCCGGCCACCAGCACCGTCTCGCCGGGCAGTACGCGGCCGAAGGTGACCAGGGCGAGGTACGCGGTTGCGGCCGGGTGCGTCATCGCGACGACGGCGAACGGGTCGGCGCCGTCGGGCACGCGGTAGAGCCGGTCGGCGGGCACCACCGCGCGTTCGGCCGCCGCGCCCTGTCGCCCCGCGTGGCCGAGGCTGTTGCACCACACCCACTCACCGGCCCGGAATCCGTGGGCGTCCGCGGCGACGCGGCCGACGAGGTCCCGTCCGAGCACCAGCGGCAGGGGGCCTCCGTCACGTACAGTCCGGAGCGGACAAGGGTGTCGACGGGATTCACCGAGGTCGCAACGACATCCACCGCGACCTCACCCGGGCCGGCCAGGCGCTCGGGCAGCTCGCCGAGGCGGATCTCCGCCACGCCACCGAGCCGTTCGACGTAGGCCGCACGCACTTTTCTCCTTCCGAAGGGGTACCGCTGCCGACGCGGGTCAAGACCGGCTTTCCAGCTCCACAGCTCCGGCGAAGTGGAACGCCGTGATGTCCAGCCGGTGGCGGAGGTAGAACCGGTGCGCGTGGGGGTTGGCGACACCGGAGTCGAGCTCCAGGCGGACGCAGCCGCCTCGCCGGCCCAGTGTCTTCAGCTCGCGCATCAACCGGGCGCCGACGCCGCGTGACCGCGCGGCCTCGTCGGTAACCAGGTCGTCGACGAACAGGACACGGCCCCGGCTGGTGACGAGCGTGCGGTACCCGGCGGCGGCCAGCGGCCGCCCGAACGGCGAGTAGGCGATGAGGTACCGCAGCCCCTGCTCGTGCCCTTCGGTCACGAGCTCCTTGAACTGTTCGCCGGACAACGCGGGCCGCAGCCGCAGCAGCAGCGGCAGCAAGTCCTCCGTCACCCGTGGATCGTCGGCCGGTCCCAGCTCCCGGAAAATCAGCTCGGCTTCGCCCATGCGACCTGCAGCTCCTCGCTCTTCCAGCCCACCCGGCGCCCGGGTGGGGACGTCGAATCCGATCAGTCCCGGCCCGCGAGCTCGAGCTTGTTCGCCAGCAGGGCCGGGTTGGTTAACATGACCTCGTGTGAACCTTCGAGCGTCACCAGCCGGAACGTGCCGAGCCGGCGGGCGTTGGCCAGATAGCCGTGCTCGGGGTCGCCCGGCGGAAGCGCCGAGTCCTCGCCGCACAGGACATAGCTGCGGGGAACGTCGGCCGACGCGTAGAACTTCGTGAGATCCAGCTTCTCCACAGTCGGAACGAGGGGTTCCGGGGTGAGCATCTCGTAGGTCTCCCGGGCGCGGGCCAGATCGGCGTCGCCGATGAACGCGTCGCGCCAGACCTCGAACGGCAGCATCACCGTGTTGTCGCCCGACTGTGCGGCCAGGATCGGGAACAGCTCCTGGTAGGCGGCCGGGGCGTTGTCCAGCACGCGCGTCCCGTTCGCGGGGACGAAGGCGTTCAGGAACACCAGCCGCCGCACCTTGTCGGGCACGCGCTCGGCGACGCGGGCGATGACGCTGCCGCCCCAGCTGTGTCCCACGAGGACGAAGCCGGCGAGGTCGTGCCGATCGACGTAGTCCGTGATCGAGGCCACCCAGCCGTCATGGGTCACCTCCCGCGGCGCCCCGGCGCCGTGGCCGGCGACCGTCGGGCGGTGTACTTCGTGGCCGCGCTCCCGCAGGTACCCGGGGACATCGTCCGACGACGACCCGTCGTGCCAAGAACCGTGCACGAGAACAAAAACTGACACCCCGGCTCCTTCAGCGAATCGCGCGGCTACACGCCGGCTTCGGACGCGGCCTCGGCGAGGCCGTAGTTGCGCAGCCAGCCCTCGCGGACCTCGGCCTCCGGCACGTGATCCACGGTGCAGGCAGCCGACAGCAGCTCGGCCGCCTCGTTGACCGCGATCTTCACGGCTGGTGGCGCAGGTTCTCCACGGTCTGCGGAGACGCGATGTCCATGAAGATCAGGTGTTCGGCGTCGAGCACGCGCACCGAACCCTTGGGCGAGACGTTGGGAGTCCCGTCAGGACGGACGGACGCGACGAACATCAGCTTCGCGGCTTCGATGACGTCGGTCATCTCTTGGCTGATCTTGGGCACAGCAACGCTCCTCATCACGTATCTCTTCGGCCTGCCCGACACTCAACCGCGTGCCGGTTCGGCGAGGGGCGGAATTCTTGTGGGCAGAACCAAGCTAACCGGATTCCGGTGCCGGTACCTGGTCCACTTCCCCACCGGCTCGGTGGACCGGTCGCCGCGGAACCGTTCTGCACACAAGAATTCCGGGCCACGACCGGAGGCCGCGAGGTTGGGGTCCTCGGTCGATGAAGTCTGGATCTGCTACATCCAGGATGTGAACCCTCCAGACCATTCGAAGCCCGACCGACAAGCAATGGCTGCGCCTACTGCGTCGACGTCCACACGCGCGACGCCCGCGAGCACGGCGAAGAGGAGAGCCGGATCGACGCCCTTGCGGTGTCGCGCGAATCGCCGGAGTTCTCCGGCGAGGAACACGCGGCACTCGAACTCGCGGAGGCCATGACGCTCGTGCGCGCCTCGCGCTACGGCATCGGGTTCACCCTCGCGGTGATCGTCCCCGGGCTGTACTCGTTGCTGCTCGTCGGGCTCGGAAAGTCATCCCGTACGAGTACGGCGTGGTGGTCCTGCCGGCCATCGGCGCCGTGTGCGGCGCTGTCCTCGGCGGTGGCGGTGAGGTGGGCGACCCACTCGGGAAGGCGGTCGCGCCGGTACCGGGCGGTGGGCATGGCGGTCGAGATCGCCGCCGGCCGCTGAGCTGGGCGCGCACCGGAGTCGAGACCCCGGTGTACCGCTCCCCCGGCGAACGCGCCGCTGCCATCGAGACCGGCGCCGCCCGCCCCGACCTGCGCCGCTGGGTCGCCGCCTCCGCCGCCGACCTCGCGGAGGCGGCCGGCGCGATGCTCGCCGCCGCGTGGGCGGCCGAGGTCGTCACGGCACAGGGCCGCACCGTCGCCGCCGGGGAGACGGCGTGGCTGCGGGCGCGCGAGACCTGCGTCCACGCCGTCGATCTCGGGGCCGGCACGACGTTCGACGACCTGCCCGACGGGTTCCTCGCGGTGCTGGTCGACGACATCGCCGCGTGGCGCTCGGCCCGGCCGGCACCCGCGATCCGGCTCACCACCCCGTGCACCGACCACGAGATCACCGGCGACGGCACGCCGGTTTCCGTCGACCTGCCGCTCGCGACGGCCGCCGCCTGGCTGGCCGGGCGGCACCACGAGGCCGGTTTGCCCACCCTGCCGAACTGGATGTGAGGAGACGACGATGATCGATTCGATCGTGCCCACCGTTCCCGACGTCGACGCCGACGTCGACGCCGTCGTGGTCGGGGGCGGGATCGGCGGGCTCGGCACCGCGCTGGCACCGGCCCGCTCGGGGCGCGCGGTGCGCGTCCTGGAGCAGGCGGCGGAGTTCGGCGAAGTCGGGGCCGGGCTGCAGATGGCCCCGAACGCGACGCGGGTCCTGCGGGACTGGGACCTGCTCGACGAAGTCGTCGACCACGGCGTCCGCCCGCGGCGGCTCGTCATGCGCGACGCGCTCGACGGCAGCGAGCTCACCCACCTCGACCTCGCGCTCGCCGACGCCGAACGTCGCTACGGCGCGCCGTACGTCGTGATCCACCGCAGCGACCCGCACGCCATCCTCGTGCGGGCCTGCCGCGACGCCGGCGTCGATCTCGTCACCGGCGCGACCGTCACCGGCGTGGAGAACGATCCGGACTGCGCGACGGCCGTCGGCGAGCACCGCCGCGGCACGGGCCACGTCGTGATCGCGGCCGACGGTCTCCGGTTCGGCCTGCGCCGCCGGCTCAGCTCCGACGAACCCGTCAGCTCCGCCTACGTCGCCTACCGCGGCGCCGTCCCGCTCGCCGACCTCCCGGACACCGCCGGCCTCGCCCTCGGGGACGTGACCGTCCACGTCGGACCGGGGTGCCACCTCGTCCGATACCCCCTGCGCCGCGGCGAAATGCTCAACACTGTCGCCGTGTTCCGCTCCCCCGGAGCCTCGCCGGAGAGCACGACTGGGGCACGCCCGACGAGCTCGACACGGCGTTCGCCGCCACGGGTGAGCCGGTCCGCGCCGACCTTCCGCACCCGTGGCGGGACCGCTGGTGGCGCATGTACGACCGCGAGCCGATCGGCACCTGGGTCGACGGCCGCCTCGCCCTCACCGGCGACGCCGCCCACCCCATGCTCCAGTACCTCGCCCAGGGCGCCTGCCAGGCGCTCGAGGACGCCGCCGGGCTCGTCGAGCAAGCCGACAAGCACGTCACCGGATCCGGCACGGACTGGGACCCGGCCTTGCGGGACTATGCCGCGGCCCGGGCCGTGCGCACCGCGCGTGTCCAGCGCACCGCGCGGGACTGGGGCGACCTCTGGCACTGCGACGGCCTGTTCCGCGCCACCCGCAACGCGCTGCTGCGCGACCGCGCCGCGAACGACTACCGCTGGGTGGACTGGCTCTACGGGCGCAACGCGTAGGTGATCCGGCCCGCGCCGGACGAACTCGGCCGGCTCGCCCTGGTTTCGAGACGACAACCGCCGCGACCGGCCACTGTGGACATAGCCACGGCATGGCCGACGTGGCGTCCGAATCGAGAGCTCCTGGAAAGCAAAGCCCCCAACCGGCGAACTCATCACCAACTTCACCGGGGGTTCGAAAGGATTTTTTGCGGCGCCGCAACCACATCGCCTTCCCGAGCCGGCGGCGATCGGTGCGACGACTCCCGTGGTCAGGGACGTGCGCAGCCTGGCAACCGTGCCTAGACTGGGCCGGGCCGGTCGGTGACACAACCTGGAACGAGTGACGACGCCACGGACGCGTGAGGCAGTGGCCGGTCCGCTGCAAGCCAGACCAGGCCCGGACGAAGGGGAACCGGTACGGGCCGCTTGCCGTCGGGCGTCGGTGATGGACCAGAGGTGGTTCCGCACCATGAACGAGGCGCATCGGTTCGATCCGAAGGCGGCGGGCCCCGCCGGCAGCGCCGTGTTCGCGGCCTGGGAGCGGTTCGTGCAGGGCGAGGACCAGGTCCCCGGCGTCCGGCCGGTGGTGGCGATCTCCTGGCACCGGTGCCGGGAGCAGTACCGGGTGGATCCGCACCTGACCGAGGCCCCGGTCGCCGTCGCCGAGCGCAGTCCCACGCCCGAACACGATGTCGTCTTCGCCGAGCTGGGTTTCCGCGCCGCCTCGGTGGCCCACCAGATGGGAAGCCTGCCCGGCGTCGTCAGCGTCACCGACGCGGCCGGACGGATCCTCGGCGACTGGGGCGACCCGGGCACGCTCGCCCGAGCCGCCGACCTCAACCTGGCGCCCTGGTTCTGCTGGTCCGAATGCGCGGCGGGCACGAACGGCATGGGTACGGCGCTCGAGGCGCACGGCCCGGTGCTGATCAGCGGCGCGGAGCACTGGTGCCAGGCGTTCCACAACTGGGTCGGCGCGGGCATCGCGGTGCGTGACGTGGTGACCGGGGAGCCGATCGGCGGCCTGAACCTCTCGTGCTGGCGCAGCCAACTCCCCCCGTCCGCGGGCGGGTGGCTGACGAAGGCGGTCGCCCAGACCCAGAGCGCGCTGAAGCGGCGCGCCCGCGACAGCGGCGCCGAGCTGCTCGCGGCCTACACCCAGGCAAGCGTCCGCTCCAGCACACCGCTCGCCGCGGTCGACACCGCGGGCAAGGCGGTGATCGCGGACGACACGGCGAGTGTGCTCATGGGCGTCCCGGCTTCGACCCCGGCAATCGACTCGACGCTGCGCTGGAACCCCGGGCTCCCGGAACTGAT
The sequence above is a segment of the Amycolatopsis sp. 2-15 genome. Coding sequences within it:
- a CDS encoding GNAT family N-acetyltransferase is translated as MGEAELIFRELGPADDPRVTEDLLPLLLRLRPALSGEQFKELVTEGHEQGLRYLIAYSPFGRPLAAAGYRTLVTSRGRVLFVDDLVTDEAARSRGVGARLMRELKTLGRRGGCVRLELDSGVANPHAHRFYLRHRLDITAFHFAGAVELESRS
- a CDS encoding FAD-dependent monooxygenase, with protein sequence MPPRPIPPAPRRNAQHCRRVPLPRSLAGEHDWGTPDELDTAFAATGEPVRADLPHPWRDRWWRMYDREPIGTWVDGRLALTGDAAHPMLQYLAQGACQALEDAAGLVEQADKHVTGSGTDWDPALRDYAAARAVRTARVQRTARDWGDLWHCDGLFRATRNALLRDRAANDYRWVDWLYGRNA
- a CDS encoding carboxymuconolactone decarboxylase family protein, with translation MLHPGCEPSRPFEARPTSNGCAYCVDVHTRDAREHGEEESRIDALAVSRESPEFSGEEHAALELAEAMTLVRASRYGIGFTLAVIVPGLYSLLLVGLGKSSRTSTAWWSCRPSAPCAALSSAVAVRWATHSGRRSRRYRAVGMAVEIAAGR
- a CDS encoding maleylpyruvate isomerase N-terminal domain-containing protein: MYRSPGERAAAIETGAARPDLRRWVAASAADLAEAAGAMLAAAWAAEVVTAQGRTVAAGETAWLRARETCVHAVDLGAGTTFDDLPDGFLAVLVDDIAAWRSARPAPAIRLTTPCTDHEITGDGTPVSVDLPLATAAAWLAGRHHEAGLPTLPNWM
- a CDS encoding alpha/beta fold hydrolase, which codes for MSVFVLVHGSWHDGSSSDDVPGYLRERGHEVHRPTVAGHGAGAPREVTHDGWVASITDYVDRHDLAGFVLVGHSWGGSVIARVAERVPDKVRRLVFLNAFVPANGTRVLDNAPAAYQELFPILAAQSGDNTVMLPFEVWRDAFIGDADLARARETYEMLTPEPLVPTVEKLDLTKFYASADVPRSYVLCGEDSALPPGDPEHGYLANARRLGTFRLVTLEGSHEVMLTNPALLANKLELAGRD
- a CDS encoding pyridoxamine 5'-phosphate oxidase family protein; this translates as MPKISQEMTDVIEAAKLMFVASVRPDGTPNVSPKGSVRVLDAEHLIFMDIASPQTVENLRHQP
- a CDS encoding zinc-binding dehydrogenase, translated to MLGRDLVGRVAADAHGFRAGEWVWCNSLGHAGRQGAAAERAVVPADRLYRVPDGADPFAVVAMTHPAATAYLALVTFGRVLPGETVLVAGGGGNVGGALIELAAAAGARVFATAAAADLGHCRDLGAADAFDYRDERLPGKLASVGPVDLFVDTAGRNDREAAVRLLAWRGRIVLLAGARSRPVLPAGELYMHDRSVLGFAISNATVTELADAAAALNPRFAAGALCPRRVEHRTPRGRRGHPPPPGTRPGTRTRGAVDLVGKCPRRTQRVLRVPGRASDHIRATPRIARLRRVGVFRPPFPPRADSSVTDSKDQLRDGE
- a CDS encoding DNA-binding protein, with amino-acid sequence MNEAHRFDPKAAGPAGSAVFAAWERFVQGEDQVPGVRPVVAISWHRCREQYRVDPHLTEAPVAVAERSPTPEHDVVFAELGFRAASVAHQMGSLPGVVSVTDAAGRILGDWGDPGTLARAADLNLAPWFCWSECAAGTNGMGTALEAHGPVLISGAEHWCQAFHNWVGAGIAVRDVVTGEPIGGLNLSCWRSQLPPSAGGWLTKAVAQTQSALKRRARDSGAELLAAYTQASVRSSTPLAAVDTAGKAVIADDTASVLMGVPASTPAIDSTLRWNPGLPELIAAARHASKQAAHNPDWVGSTQIFTHLADEPTAISIRPVFSSARLIGHLVSFGVSNGVQLPQAEAAASPRVRPRRVVGMRDSRMVLLHLPEVSFAESEGNDVWLSTAQGRLRAASPSLDKLDTELAEAGFLRVHRRYVVNLSRIREIERGHKGELRLVMDGRANEMVPVSRRNAPAVRRALDL